One window of the Eucalyptus grandis isolate ANBG69807.140 chromosome 8, ASM1654582v1, whole genome shotgun sequence genome contains the following:
- the LOC120287747 gene encoding LOW QUALITY PROTEIN: UDP-glycosyltransferase 74E2-like (The sequence of the model RefSeq protein was modified relative to this genomic sequence to represent the inferred CDS: inserted 1 base in 1 codon) has product MVNWMGNQWLMLTVGPTIPSLYLDKRLEDDTDYGLSLXQARSRSFCLRWLDSKPPCSTVYVSFGSLASLEEDRMEELASGLRSMKSHFLWVVRESEEKKLPRNFSQELGLDDDKKGLVVRWSNQLQVLSHVSVGCFMTHCSWNSTLEALSLGVPMVVMPQWTDQPTNATFIEKVWKAGLRVRANERGFVTGEEIKSCVNEVMDGERGKEIRENSLGWKEMAKRAIEEGGSSEKNI; this is encoded by the exons ATGGTGAATTGGATGGGGAACCAATGGCTGATGCTGACCGTGGGACCCACAATACCTTCATTATACTTGGACAAGAGACTCGAGGACGACACAGACTACGGGCTTAGCC TTCAAGCCCGAAGTAGAAGCTTTTGCCTCCGGTGGCTGGACTCGAAGCCGCCCTGTTCCACCGTCTACGTATCGTTCGGAAGCTTGGCGTCTCTCGAAGAGGATCGGATGGAAGAGCTCGCGAGTGGGCTCAGGTCGATGAAGAGCCACTTCCTGTGGGTGGTGAGAGAGTCTGAAGAGAAGAAGCTCCCACGTAACTTCTCGCAAGAGCTAGGGTTAGATGATGACAAGAAGGGTTTGGTGGTGAGGTGGTCCAATCAGCTCCAAGTGCTGAGCCATGTCTCGGTCGGTTGCTTCATGACCCATTGCAGTTGGAACTCTACCCTCGAGGCGCTGAGCTTGGGAGTCCCCATGGTGGTGATGCCTCAGTGGACGGACCAGCCGACCAATGCCACATTCATCGAGAAGGTGTGGAAGGCCGGCCTCCGGGTTAGGGCAAATGAGCGAGGGTTCGTGACCGgggaagagatcaagagttGCGTAAACGAGGTCATGgacggagagagagggaaagagataAGAGAAAACTCCTTGGGTTGGAAAGAAATGGCCAAACGGGCCATTGAGGAAGGAGGTAGTTCCGAAAAGAACATTTAA
- the LOC104416140 gene encoding LOW QUALITY PROTEIN: UDP-glycosyltransferase 74E2-like (The sequence of the model RefSeq protein was modified relative to this genomic sequence to represent the inferred CDS: inserted 2 bases in 2 codons) — translation MVNWMGNQWPMLTVGPTIPSLYLDKRLEDDTDYGLSLFKPEVEACLRWLDSKPPCSTVYVSFGSLASLEEDRMEELASGLRSMKSHFLWVVRESEEKKLPRNFSQELGLDDDKKGLVVRWSNQLKXLSHVSVGCFMTHCSWNSTLEALSLGVPMVVMPQWTDQPTNATFIEKVWKAGLRVRANERGFVXREEIKSCVNEVMDGERGKEIRENSLGWKEMAKRAIEEGGSSEKNIQEFVSNVLDLCT, via the exons ATGGTGAATTGGATGGGGAACCAATGGCCGATGCTGACCGTGGGACCCACAATACCTTCATTATACTTGGACAAGAGACTCGAGGACGACACAGACTACGGGCTTAGCCTCTTCAAGCCCGAAGTAGAAGCTTGCCTCCGGTGGCTGGACTCGAAGCCGCCCTGTTCCACCGTCTACGTATCGTTCGGAAGCTTGGCGTCTCTCGAAGAGGATCGGATGGAAGAGCTCGCGAGTGGGCTCAGGTCGATGAAGAGCCACTTCCTGTGGGTGGTGAGAGAGTCTGAAGAGAAGAAGCTCCCACGTAACTTCTCGCAAGAGCTAGGGTTAGATGATGACAAGAAGGGTTTGGTGGTGAGGTGGTCCAATCAGCTCA TGCTGAGCCATGTCTCGGTCGGTTGCTTCATGACCCATTGCAGTTGGAACTCTACCCTCGAGGCGCTGAGCTTGGGAGTCCCCATGGTGGTGATGCCTCAGTGGACGGACCAGCCGACCAATGCCACATTCATCGAGAAGGTGTGGAAGGCCGGCCTCCGGGTTAGGGCAAATGAGCGAGGGTTCG ACCgggaagagatcaagagttGCGTAAACGAGGTCATGgacggagagagagggaaagagataAGAGAAAACTCCTTGGGTTGGAAAGAAATGGCCAAACGGGCCATTGAGGAAGGAGGTAGTTCCGAAAAGAACATTCAAGAATTTGTCTCCAACGTTCTTGATTTATGCACATGA
- the LOC104431435 gene encoding UDP-glycosyltransferase 74E2-like, whose protein sequence is MSSSREGICPSNRQPTMYPAKDIHVLVLAHPVQGHINPMLQFSKRLASKGLKVTFLIPISTKKSLNLVNASSIQVEYISDGFDNVEADKLSTKEYLEHFRLSVSQSLSDFIQKHQSCQENPAKVLIYDSFDSWALDVAIEHGMHGASFFTQSCVVSCIYYLVHQGTVKLPLDAVDGQGRVLCDPPVMSVLGLNDFPSFVADVHKYPGVLDIVLGQFSNFRKAKWLLFNTFTELEEELVNWMGNQWSMMTVGPTIPSVYMDKRLEDDTGYGLSLFKPEAEACLRWLDSKPPCSTVYVSFGSLASLGEDQMEELASGLRSMKSHFLWVVRESEEKKLPRNFLQELGLDDDKKGLVVRWSNQLQVLSHVSVGCFMTHCGWNSTLEALSLGVPMVVMPQWTDQPTNATFIVEVWKVGLRVRANERGVVTGEEIELRERDHGGGERGKEIRENSLGWKELAKRAIDEGGSSEKNIQEFVSNVLDLCT, encoded by the exons ATGTCATCGAGTCGAGAGGGAATCTGTCCGAGCAACAGACAGCCTACCATGTATCCGGCGAAGGACATTCACGTTCTAGTCCTAGCCCACCCAGTGCAAGGCCACATAAACCCAATGCTCCAATTCTCCAAACGGTTGGCCTCAAAGGGTCTCAAAGTCACCTTCCTAATCCCCATCTCCACCAAGAAGTCCCTCAATCTGGTAAACGCGAGCTCCATCCAGGTCGAATACATCTCCGATGGGTTCGACAACGTCGAAGCAGACAAGCTGAGCACTAAGGAGTATCTCGAACACTTCCGACTCTCCGTTTCTCAGAGCCTGAGCGATTTCATTCAGAAACACCAATCTTGTCAGGAGAATCCGGCTAAAGTTCTTATTTACGATTCCTTTGACAGCTGGGCTCTAGACGTGGCAATAGAACATGGAATGCATGGAGCTTCGTTCTTCACTCAGTCCTGCGTCGTCAGTTGTATCTATTACTTGGTTCACCAAGGAACAGTGAAGCTCCCACTAGATGCTGTCGATGGACAAGGGCGTGTTCTATGTGACCCTCCGGTGATGTCGGTTTTAGGGCTGAACgattttccttcatttgttgCCGATGTCCATAAATATCCCGGCGTACTCGACATCGTTCTCGGACAGTTCTCCAATTTCCGGAAAGCGAAGTGGCTTTTGTTCAATACTTTTACTGAGCTCGAGGAGGAG CTGGTGAATTGGATGGGGAATCAATGGTCGATGATGACCGTCGGACCCACGATACCTTCCGTATACATGGACAAGAGACTCGAAGACGACACAGGCTACGGGCTTAGCCTCTTCAAGCCCGAAGCAGAAGCTTGCCTCCGGTGGCTGGACTCGAAGCCGCCCTGTTCCACCGTCTACGTGTCGTTCGGAAGCTTGGCGTCTCTCGGAGAGGACCAGATGGAAGAGCTCGCGAGCGGACTCAGGTCGATGAAGAGCCACTTCCTGTGGGTGGTGAGAGAGTCTGAAGAGAAGAAGCTCCCACGTAACTTCTTGCAAGAGCTAGGGTTAGATGATGACAAGAAGGGTTTGGTGGTGAGGTGGTCCAATCAGCTCCAAGTGCTGAGCCACGTCTCGGTCGGTTGCTTCATGACCCATTGCGGTTGGAACTCTACCCTCGAGGCGCTGAGCTTGGGAGTCCCCATGGTGGTGATGCCCCAGTGGACGGACCAGCCGACCAATGCAACTTTTATCGTGGAGGTTTGGAAGGTCGGCCTCAGGGTCAGGGCCAACGAGCGAGGGGTTGTGACTGGGGAAGAGATCGAGTTGCGTGAACGAGATcatggagggggagagagagggaaagagatcAGAGAAAACTCCTTGGGTTGGAAAGAATTGGCCAAACGAGCCATTGACGAAGGAGGTAGTTCCGAAAAGAACATCCAAGAATTTGTCTCCAACGTTCTTGATTTATGCACATGA
- the LOC104456185 gene encoding mogroside IE synthase, giving the protein MLSSRERICSTSKQPTMDPAKDVHVLVLAHPVQGHINPMLQFSKRLASKGLKVTFLIPISTKKSLNLVNASSVQVEYISDGFDHLSIDESLKHFRLSVSQGLSDFIQKHQSCQDNSATVLIYDSFDCWALDVAIEHGMHGAAFFTQSCVVSCIYYLVHQGKVKLPVEAVDGQGRVLSDPPAMSVLGLNDFPSFVVDVHKYPAILKMVLRQFSNFRKAKWLLFNTFTELEEEMVNWMGNQWLMLTVGPTIPSLYLDKRLEDDTDYGLSLFKPEAEACLRWLDSKPPCSTLYVSFGSLASLGEDQMEELASGLRSMKSHFLWVVRESEEEKLPRNFLQELGLDDDKKGLVVRWCNQLQVLSHGSVGCFMTHCGWNSTLEALSLGVPMVVMPQWTDQPTNATFIVDVWKVGLRVRANERGVVTGEEIENCVNEIMEGGERGKEIRENSLGWKEMAKRAIDEGGSSEKNIQEFVSNVLDLCT; this is encoded by the exons ATGTTATCGAGTCGAGAGAGAATCTGTTCGACCAGCAAACAGCCTACCATGGATCCGGCAAAGGACGTTCACGTTCTAGTCCTAGCCCACCCAGTGCAAGGCCATATAAACCCAATGCTCCAGTTCTCCAAACGTCTGGCCTCAAAGGGTCTCAAAGTCACCTTCCTAATCCCCATCTCAACCAAGAAGTCCCTCAATCTGGTAAACGCAAGCTCCGTCCAGGTCGAGTACATTTCTGACGGGTTCGACCACCTGAGCATTGACGAGTCTCTCAAACACTTCCGGCTCTCAGTCTCTCAGGGCCTGAGCGATTTCATTCAGAAACACCAATCTTGTCAGGATAATTCGGCTACAGTTCTTATTTACGATTCCTTTGACTGTTGGGCTCTAGATGTGGCGATAGAACATGGCATGCATGGAGCTGCGTTCTTCACTCAGTCTTGCGTCGTCTCTTGTATCTATTACTTGGTTCACCAAGGAAAAGTGAAGCTCCCAGTAGAAGCTGTTGATGGACAAGGGCGTGTCCTATCTGATCCTCCGGCAATGTCTGTTTTAGGGTTGAACgattttccttcatttgttgTCGATGTCCATAAATATCCTGCCATACTCAAGATGGTTCTGAGACAGTTCTCTAATTTTCGGAAAGCTAAGTGGCTTTTGTTCAATACATTCACCGAGCTCGAGGAGGAG ATGGTGAATTGGATGGGGAACCAATGGCTGATGCTAACCGTGGGACCCACAATACCTTCATTATACTTGGACAAGAGACTCGAGGACGACACAGACTACGGGCTTAGCCTCTTCAAGCCCGAAGCAGAAGCTTGCCTCCGGTGGCTGGACTCGAAGCCGCCCTGTTCCACCCTCTACGTATCATTCGGAAGCTTGGCGTCTCTCGGAGAGGACCAGATGGAAGAGCTCGCGAGCGGGCTCAGGTCGATGAAGAGCCACTTCCTGTGGGTGGTGAGAGAGTCTGAAGAGGAGAAGCTCCCACGTAACTTCTTGCAAGAGCTAGGGTTAGATGATGATAAGAAGGGATTGGTGGTGAGGTGGTGCAATCAGCTCCAAGTGCTGAGCCACGGCTCTGTCGGTTGCTTCATGACccactgcgggtggaactctACCCTCGAGGCACTGAGCTTGGGAGTCCCCATGGTGGTGATGCCCCAGTGGACGGACCAGCCGACCAATGCCACGTTTATCGTGGACGTTTGGAAGGTCGGCCTCAGGGTTAGGGCCAACGAGCGAGGGGTAGTGACTGGGGAAGAGATCGAGAATTGCGTGAACGAGATCatggagggaggagagagagggaaagagatcAGAGAAAACTCACTGGGTTGGAAAGAAATGGCCAAACGGGCCATTGACGAAGGAGGTAGTTCCGAAAAGAACATCCAAGAATTTGTTTCCAACGTTCTTGATTTATGCACATGA